One genomic region from Spirochaetota bacterium encodes:
- a CDS encoding zinc metallopeptidase, translating into MLNLVFLAVGIFVFKDYTLYFIIPGFIMVLWAQLNIQWTFNHWKKVSTSLTGVAMAKLILDENGIDDVSIEHVAGDLTDHYDPRSKILRLSDATYNSNSVAAVAVAAHEVGHAIQHHKLYTPLIARNNFAPVAQFASTIWSVLIFAGFFLRLPYLLEIGVICYGVFFVFAVVTLPVEFDASSRALKALEYDGSLDSQELMGARKVLNAAAMTYVAGAVMTLLQLVRLLYILNGRDE; encoded by the coding sequence ATGCTAAACTTAGTTTTTTTAGCTGTAGGTATCTTTGTTTTCAAAGATTATACCCTATATTTTATCATCCCTGGATTTATCATGGTTCTATGGGCTCAGTTAAATATTCAATGGACATTCAATCATTGGAAAAAGGTCTCAACCTCTCTTACTGGTGTAGCAATGGCTAAACTTATTTTAGATGAAAATGGTATTGATGATGTCTCTATAGAGCATGTTGCAGGAGATCTTACTGACCACTACGATCCTAGATCCAAAATTTTGCGTTTGTCAGATGCCACTTATAATAGTAATTCCGTAGCCGCTGTTGCTGTTGCTGCTCATGAAGTTGGACATGCTATTCAACATCACAAACTTTATACACCGCTTATAGCTAGAAATAATTTTGCACCTGTTGCTCAATTTGCATCTACTATTTGGAGTGTATTAATTTTTGCAGGTTTCTTCCTTAGATTACCTTATCTGTTAGAAATTGGTGTTATTTGTTATGGTGTATTCTTTGTCTTCGCCGTTGTTACTCTTCCTGTTGAGTTTGATGCAAGTAGTAGAGCATTAAAAGCATTAGAGTATGATGGTTCTTTAGATTCTCAAGAATTAATGGGAGCACGTAAAGTGCTCAATGCAGCTGCAATGACTTATGTCGCTGGTGCTGTCATGACACTATTACAATTAGTAAGATTATTATATATTCTCAATGGAAGAGATGAATAA
- the coaD gene encoding pantetheine-phosphate adenylyltransferase, producing MKKAIYPGTFDPPTKGHEDIARRALEIFDELIIAVGDNFSKKTLFSAQERVQLWQEIFPNNPKITIISFTGLIVEFAKKNKAEIIVRGLRAISDFEYELQIAETNRSLDPQIDTIFFTAKGRQLFVSSTIVKEIASLGGDISNKAPANVCRALQEKFQITNLN from the coding sequence ATGAAAAAAGCTATTTATCCTGGTACTTTTGATCCCCCAACAAAAGGGCATGAAGATATTGCACGCCGAGCATTAGAAATATTTGATGAGCTTATTATTGCTGTTGGTGATAACTTCTCAAAAAAAACTCTCTTTTCAGCACAAGAACGAGTTCAATTATGGCAAGAAATATTTCCAAATAATCCCAAGATCACAATAATATCTTTTACAGGATTGATTGTAGAATTTGCCAAAAAAAACAAAGCTGAAATTATTGTGCGTGGATTGAGAGCTATTTCTGATTTTGAATATGAGCTTCAAATAGCAGAGACTAATAGATCTCTTGATCCTCAGATTGATACTATATTTTTTACAGCTAAAGGACGACAACTATTCGTTAGTTCAACGATTGTAAAAGAAATTGCCTCTTTAGGCGGAGATATTTCTAACAAAGCTCCTGCAAATGTTTGTAGAGCTTTGCAAGAAAAATTTCAAATAACGAATCTTAATTAG
- the holA gene encoding DNA polymerase III subunit delta translates to MIDVFVLGGENPVFLKEELDKIISTFSEKDRVVYYGDELILEDFFVDLLTGSLFSARRMLIVRNADKTKSEFEKQLLNYLKDPSSAICLVLEYQKIPTKILNSVTELGNKRAVIHNFKKAWSQDQKRYAQRRLGDKGISSSSSVIDLLVTFAGEDIEELSGMLDKLIAYIGTDKKSIDENDIQHVLERAQNSSIFDLIDAIFNHDIERSLQSLHDLLYVGESFPAIIAMFYRATKIMWAVKTAKNGQIPAGFAVSPYEWRKYQTLVSKNNLRFLSSCFECISVLEIESKTKSTLFTQTTFEKFLCGL, encoded by the coding sequence ATGATAGATGTTTTTGTTTTAGGTGGTGAAAACCCTGTTTTTCTCAAAGAAGAACTTGATAAAATTATTTCAACTTTTTCTGAAAAAGACAGAGTTGTGTATTATGGAGATGAATTAATTTTAGAAGATTTCTTTGTAGACTTATTAACAGGATCTTTGTTTTCCGCTCGTCGTATGTTAATTGTTAGAAATGCTGATAAAACTAAAAGTGAATTTGAAAAACAATTATTAAATTATTTAAAAGATCCTTCTAGCGCTATTTGTTTGGTATTAGAATATCAAAAAATACCTACTAAAATATTAAATAGTGTTACTGAATTAGGTAACAAAAGAGCTGTCATCCATAATTTCAAAAAAGCATGGTCTCAGGATCAAAAGCGTTATGCACAAAGACGCTTAGGGGACAAAGGTATTTCTTCTTCTTCTTCTGTAATAGATTTACTTGTTACTTTTGCTGGAGAAGATATAGAAGAATTATCAGGAATGTTAGACAAATTGATTGCTTATATAGGTACAGACAAAAAATCAATTGATGAAAATGATATACAACATGTATTAGAAAGAGCTCAAAATTCTTCTATTTTTGATCTAATAGACGCTATTTTCAATCATGATATAGAAAGATCTCTCCAATCTTTGCACGATCTTCTTTATGTTGGGGAATCTTTTCCTGCCATAATAGCAATGTTTTATAGAGCAACCAAAATTATGTGGGCAGTAAAAACTGCTAAAAATGGACAAATACCAGCAGGATTTGCTGTTTCTCCTTATGAGTGGAGAAAGTACCAAACATTAGTGTCCAAAAACAATCTGCGTTTTTTATCTTCTTGTTTTGAATGCATTAGTGTTTTGGAGATAGAATCCAAAACCAAATCAACTCTGTTTACCCAAACTACTTTTGAAAAATTTTTGTGTGGTTTGTAG
- a CDS encoding aryl-sulfate sulfotransferase translates to MSYVFIILIFLFSANDFVKPFNVPIGLTINPYGKTPLSGIFKLAQENNLPLTITVLGKQKSMSLSHTFASQYGHEFPIQGLYHNRTNQILVFLGDQQILNTNIFISDVYINQREKYPKVRSSYVKVHYDKLKKSDPFNQDFYFLYDNYTNIVAYDRLGDLRYIYQKDNNINAMARMEYKNNEFYFYFVDKKMIKINLLGQEIFSSTEQIKVHHDFSYKGADKMVLALSDRGGMEDRLIQINPKGKVIRDLIFGDLFRNTLDPSDWEELNKTIYDTNNMSTNRITKKEENIDWAHANAMVYDENTDIIYLSLRHLGVIAAKYKEWKILWWLADNRMNTQQGKNYGFVPSSFVYLDQIKALEPYRLISSTYPRNQHSLLLRSNGNLLMFDNQGDNDISFIGSRVLEYQITPNSNEQGGQATLIKNIKHPKRVYSRLLSDVDLIGDNHENLLVLWGFDTLLNIFQTTRIAEFDRDGTLIFDMSLRTEWVYRVEKKPLYPYQDTNKKYSIDVLERKLL, encoded by the coding sequence ATGTCCTATGTATTTATAATATTAATTTTCTTATTTAGTGCTAATGATTTTGTCAAACCTTTTAATGTGCCTATAGGGTTAACGATCAATCCTTATGGAAAAACTCCTTTATCAGGAATTTTCAAATTAGCACAAGAAAATAATTTACCGCTAACCATTACCGTGTTGGGCAAACAAAAAAGCATGTCGCTTTCTCATACTTTTGCTTCTCAGTATGGACATGAATTTCCTATACAAGGATTGTATCACAATAGAACAAATCAAATCTTGGTTTTTTTGGGAGATCAACAAATTCTAAATACTAATATTTTTATTAGTGATGTTTATATTAATCAGAGAGAAAAATACCCAAAAGTCAGATCCTCATATGTAAAAGTCCACTATGACAAATTAAAAAAATCAGATCCTTTTAATCAGGATTTTTATTTCCTTTATGACAATTACACTAATATTGTTGCTTATGATAGATTAGGTGATCTTCGTTATATCTATCAAAAAGATAATAATATCAATGCAATGGCTAGGATGGAATATAAGAATAATGAATTTTATTTTTATTTTGTAGATAAAAAAATGATAAAAATAAACTTACTAGGTCAAGAAATTTTTTCCTCTACAGAACAAATAAAAGTACACCATGATTTTTCTTATAAAGGCGCGGACAAAATGGTTTTAGCTCTTTCAGATAGAGGTGGGATGGAAGATAGACTTATACAAATAAATCCCAAAGGAAAAGTTATCAGAGATTTAATTTTTGGAGATTTATTTAGGAATACACTAGATCCATCTGATTGGGAAGAGCTCAATAAAACTATTTATGATACAAATAATATGAGTACGAATCGTATTACTAAAAAAGAAGAAAATATTGATTGGGCTCATGCGAATGCTATGGTCTATGATGAAAATACTGATATTATTTATTTATCCTTGAGACATCTAGGTGTTATTGCTGCCAAATACAAAGAATGGAAGATTTTATGGTGGTTAGCAGATAATAGGATGAATACACAACAAGGTAAGAACTATGGATTTGTACCCAGTTCTTTTGTCTATTTGGATCAGATCAAAGCTTTAGAACCCTATCGCTTGATTTCTTCTACTTATCCGAGAAATCAACATAGTTTGTTGTTGAGAAGTAATGGTAATTTATTAATGTTTGATAATCAAGGTGATAATGATATTAGTTTTATAGGGTCTCGTGTTTTGGAATATCAAATTACTCCAAATTCTAATGAACAAGGTGGACAAGCAACACTAATAAAAAATATCAAACATCCAAAAAGAGTTTATTCTCGTTTGCTTTCTGATGTTGATTTGATAGGCGATAATCACGAAAATTTACTAGTATTGTGGGGTTTTGATACGCTCTTAAATATTTTTCAAACCACAAGAATTGCTGAGTTTGATCGTGATGGCACACTTATTTTTGATATGAGTTTGCGAACAGAATGGGTATATAGAGTAGAAAAAAAACCTCTCTATCCTTATCAAGATACTAATAAGAAATATTCTATAGATGTATTAGAAAGGAAATTATTATAA
- a CDS encoding glycosyltransferase family 2 protein, translating into MKISIVVPVYNGEKFLKECLDSLINQTHKNIEIVIVNDASTDNTKQIIQEYMSKDSRIIYIENKENMKLYETLCIAYENVTGDYITVCDADDLLHIEACTILLAKAIESNADIVTSIIWGQKLDNNIYPQSQEIDAVWTNTSNNPQAVLESYFINIKYKRNKTGGLIKREIVKKFLLYTFRNIKVNKFEDWISSPILYACSNKRIHIDSQIYEYRFNPDSETRRQNAKELVHYFREFSICYECNKSFFKTIKVWDMIKDRFIRDMELHLKGFVRISSSSVEELPLEVVSIINEFSDTLRSIFIKVYLEFSLENFCDDDCVSESVIMRNKWYDFGMMTRNHKIKHLIKYILRKLGLKFIYEK; encoded by the coding sequence ATGAAAATATCTATTGTTGTACCTGTATATAATGGAGAAAAGTTTTTAAAAGAATGTTTGGATTCATTAATCAATCAAACTCATAAAAATATAGAAATAGTAATTGTTAATGATGCTTCTACAGACAATACAAAGCAAATTATTCAAGAATATATGAGCAAAGATTCTCGTATTATCTATATTGAAAACAAAGAAAACATGAAGCTGTATGAAACACTGTGCATAGCTTATGAAAATGTCACAGGAGATTATATAACTGTTTGTGATGCGGATGATCTATTACATATTGAGGCTTGTACAATATTGTTAGCCAAAGCTATAGAAAGTAATGCAGATATTGTAACTTCTATTATATGGGGTCAGAAACTTGATAATAATATATATCCTCAATCTCAAGAAATAGATGCTGTATGGACTAATACTTCAAATAACCCTCAAGCTGTTTTGGAATCTTACTTTATTAATATAAAATATAAAAGGAATAAAACAGGTGGATTGATTAAGAGAGAAATTGTAAAAAAGTTTTTATTATATACTTTTAGAAATATAAAAGTCAATAAATTTGAAGATTGGATTTCTAGTCCTATTTTGTATGCTTGTTCTAATAAAAGAATTCATATCGATTCTCAGATATATGAATATCGTTTCAATCCAGACTCTGAAACACGAAGACAAAATGCTAAAGAACTAGTACATTACTTTAGAGAGTTTTCTATATGTTATGAATGTAATAAAAGTTTTTTCAAAACTATAAAAGTATGGGATATGATTAAAGATAGATTTATTAGAGATATGGAATTACATTTAAAAGGGTTCGTAAGAATAAGCTCATCTAGTGTAGAAGAATTGCCGTTAGAAGTGGTATCGATCATTAATGAATTTTCTGATACACTTAGAAGTATATTCATCAAAGTATATCTTGAGTTTTCATTGGAAAATTTTTGTGATGATGATTGTGTTAGTGAATCAGTAATCATGAGAAACAAATGGTATGATTTTGGTATGATGACGCGTAATCACAAAATTAAGCACCTTATAAAGTATATACTGAGAAAATTAGGTTTAAAATTTATCTACGAAAAATAG
- the thrS gene encoding threonine--tRNA ligase gives MSLLKFPQGELSVDTQQTFAEVLKTLREDRDLAKKLGVNELLDATIAVLADGIETDLSTAINNTKSVEFLTPQDSQGLAIYRHSMAHLMGQALIRLRPGTKAAIGPIIKDGFYYDFDIVGEFGESDLPVLHKEMIKITKESLPITREVWLKSDAIKYFTEQNDIYKVEILNDIIKGGEPVTIYKQGEFLDLCRGVHVPNTRALKFFKLQTLAGAYWRGSENNKMLTRIYGTAWASKEDLDSYLENIEEAKKRDHRKLGKELKLFGFHEEGLGLPFWYPNGMVLKNEMLKFMREELDQRDYIEIETPTMLKTSLWETSGHMENYKENMFFSSTKENETLALKPMNCPGGIIWYNSEPHSYKELPLRVAEFGKVHRYERSGQLNGLIRVRGFTQDDAHVFMTPEQIEDEIVNAMELVDQTYATYGFDYNIEFSTRPDKSIGSDEMWALAEKSLKSALDRFGKKYTLNEGDGAFYGPKIDYHLKDALGRTHQCGTIQLDMNLPERFGMTYTGSDGAAHILVMIHRAIYGSLERFAGILIEHFGGKFPVWLAPIQVRILSVSEKFNEYGIEIRNILKKSGIRTEIDKSNEKLGYKIRQATMSKVPYIIVLGEKEMTEHTVSPRHYTRGEETAISVDSFIQQVKKEIHTRTNI, from the coding sequence ATGAGTCTTTTAAAATTTCCACAAGGTGAATTAAGCGTAGATACTCAGCAAACATTTGCTGAGGTCTTAAAAACATTACGAGAAGATAGAGATCTCGCTAAAAAATTAGGTGTTAATGAACTACTCGATGCCACTATTGCTGTATTGGCAGATGGTATAGAAACTGATCTTAGTACAGCAATTAACAATACAAAATCAGTAGAATTTCTTACGCCTCAAGATTCTCAAGGGCTGGCTATTTATAGACATTCTATGGCTCATTTGATGGGACAAGCATTAATTCGTCTTCGACCTGGTACTAAAGCTGCAATCGGACCTATTATTAAAGATGGATTTTATTATGATTTTGATATTGTGGGTGAATTTGGAGAAAGTGATTTACCAGTTCTTCATAAAGAAATGATAAAAATAACCAAGGAATCGCTACCTATTACTAGAGAAGTATGGTTAAAATCTGATGCTATCAAATATTTTACAGAGCAAAATGATATTTATAAAGTAGAAATTCTAAACGATATTATCAAAGGTGGTGAGCCTGTTACTATTTATAAACAAGGTGAATTTTTAGATCTTTGTCGTGGGGTACATGTTCCCAATACAAGAGCTTTGAAATTTTTCAAATTACAAACGCTTGCTGGAGCGTATTGGAGAGGATCTGAAAACAATAAAATGCTTACTCGTATTTATGGTACTGCATGGGCTAGTAAAGAAGACTTAGATTCCTATCTTGAAAATATAGAAGAAGCTAAAAAAAGAGATCATCGTAAATTAGGAAAAGAGTTAAAATTATTTGGTTTTCATGAAGAGGGATTGGGCTTGCCTTTTTGGTATCCTAATGGGATGGTACTTAAAAATGAAATGCTAAAATTTATGAGAGAAGAATTAGATCAACGAGACTATATAGAAATTGAAACACCAACAATGCTCAAAACTTCTTTATGGGAAACTTCTGGACACATGGAAAACTACAAAGAAAATATGTTCTTTTCTTCAACCAAAGAGAATGAAACCCTTGCTCTAAAACCAATGAATTGCCCTGGTGGAATTATATGGTATAATAGTGAACCACATTCTTATAAAGAATTACCCTTAAGAGTGGCAGAGTTTGGTAAAGTACATCGATATGAAAGATCAGGACAACTCAATGGACTTATTCGTGTGCGTGGATTTACTCAAGATGACGCTCATGTATTTATGACACCGGAACAAATAGAAGATGAAATAGTTAATGCAATGGAACTTGTAGATCAAACTTACGCTACTTATGGTTTTGATTATAATATAGAGTTTTCTACTCGTCCTGACAAATCTATAGGCTCTGATGAAATGTGGGCTTTAGCAGAAAAATCATTAAAATCAGCCTTGGATCGTTTTGGTAAAAAATATACGCTCAACGAAGGGGATGGGGCATTCTATGGGCCTAAAATTGATTATCATCTAAAAGATGCTCTTGGGCGTACTCATCAATGTGGAACGATTCAACTAGATATGAATTTACCAGAGCGTTTTGGTATGACTTATACAGGATCAGATGGAGCAGCACATATTTTGGTGATGATACATAGAGCTATTTATGGAAGTTTGGAACGATTTGCTGGAATCTTGATAGAGCATTTTGGGGGTAAATTTCCAGTATGGCTTGCTCCTATACAAGTCCGAATTTTGTCTGTTTCTGAAAAGTTTAACGAATATGGGATTGAAATAAGAAATATTCTCAAAAAATCTGGAATTAGAACAGAGATTGACAAATCTAATGAAAAATTAGGGTACAAAATCAGACAAGCAACAATGTCGAAAGTTCCTTATATAATTGTATTGGGTGAAAAAGAAATGACAGAACATACCGTTTCGCCGAGACATTATACTAGAGGTGAGGAGACTGCTATATCTGTAGACTCTTTTATTCAACAAGTAAAAAAAGAGATACATACAAGAACAAATATTTAG
- a CDS encoding ABC-ATPase domain-containing protein, whose protein sequence is MHNLRTKLQRFNKCKYTLYYGLLGEYNFEKFILSIDQVQADPFAQPSKMTIKVPFQNTEFDPSLIANPVRLYSFCDAIGRIFAQNVRIMTKDDKGSGNGGFCGIRYGAQKVIEGNSVIIKDDCIELKILIGLPAFGRTIAGNEAQELLLEELPNVIQKTLLEAKQENDYLLKFVQITERQHWLREECRNKNIVTFIANDSVLARASAINDKPMSHQKARAFLSPKELEQTITLQDGFQITGMAIPKGITLIAGGGFHGKSTLLTAISNAIYNHILGDGREYCVTDDSAVFLRAEDGRFIEGIDISPFIHNLPEYKSSTFFQTDNASGSSSQAANLIESLEMGSKLILIDEDISATNFLIRDSRMRNLVPDYKETITPLIAHMNNLKKQGVSLIMVTGALGDFMNIADRVIVADNYDYTDQTQKAKEIMKQNPMEKINAPVFETRNNRVIMGNSVSFVGKKGMALIDGEKGHVKFGRESIDLSAWHHIYDFSQYGTLAAVLAYAKEKEYLNQSPKEVWDRVSKDIEKYGWEIFSRVGFDHLSPRQIDRKSKQSSDKLEKTRAWRYIVKTRPLDWHAALCRLRALQCKEQSTK, encoded by the coding sequence ATGCACAATCTAAGAACTAAACTACAGCGTTTTAACAAATGTAAATATACTCTCTATTATGGATTATTAGGAGAATATAACTTCGAAAAATTCATTCTTAGTATAGATCAGGTACAAGCTGATCCTTTTGCTCAACCATCCAAAATGACGATTAAAGTTCCTTTTCAGAATACAGAATTTGATCCTAGCTTGATTGCAAATCCTGTTCGTTTGTATTCTTTTTGTGATGCTATAGGAAGGATATTTGCACAAAATGTGCGTATTATGACAAAAGATGACAAAGGTTCTGGTAATGGTGGTTTTTGTGGTATTCGTTATGGTGCTCAAAAAGTTATAGAAGGCAACTCAGTTATTATCAAAGATGATTGTATAGAGCTTAAAATATTGATAGGATTACCAGCTTTTGGACGGACAATAGCAGGGAATGAAGCCCAAGAATTGTTGTTAGAAGAGTTACCTAATGTTATTCAAAAAACATTATTAGAAGCAAAACAAGAAAATGATTATTTGTTAAAATTTGTCCAAATAACAGAAAGACAACATTGGCTTAGAGAAGAGTGTCGAAACAAAAATATTGTTACCTTTATTGCTAATGATTCTGTTTTGGCGAGAGCTTCAGCTATCAACGACAAGCCGATGTCTCATCAAAAAGCTAGAGCATTCCTATCACCAAAAGAATTAGAACAAACAATTACTTTACAAGATGGATTTCAAATTACAGGGATGGCTATTCCAAAAGGTATTACCTTAATTGCTGGTGGTGGTTTTCATGGTAAATCCACATTACTTACTGCTATTTCTAATGCTATTTATAATCACATACTAGGTGATGGTAGAGAATACTGTGTCACTGATGATAGTGCGGTTTTCTTAAGAGCTGAAGATGGTCGTTTTATTGAAGGAATAGATATATCACCTTTTATTCATAATTTACCAGAATACAAATCTTCTACATTTTTCCAAACAGATAATGCCAGTGGATCTTCATCTCAGGCAGCTAATTTGATTGAATCTTTAGAAATGGGTTCTAAATTGATTTTAATAGATGAAGATATCTCAGCAACTAATTTTCTCATCAGAGATTCCAGAATGAGAAATCTAGTGCCTGATTATAAAGAAACAATTACACCATTGATTGCTCATATGAATAATCTCAAAAAACAGGGTGTTTCACTAATTATGGTTACGGGTGCTTTGGGTGATTTTATGAATATTGCTGATAGAGTAATTGTCGCTGATAACTATGACTATACGGATCAAACACAAAAGGCAAAAGAGATTATGAAACAAAATCCTATGGAAAAAATCAACGCTCCTGTTTTTGAAACTAGAAATAATAGAGTTATCATGGGTAATAGTGTTAGTTTTGTGGGTAAAAAAGGAATGGCATTAATAGATGGTGAAAAGGGGCATGTAAAGTTTGGTAGAGAATCTATAGATCTTAGTGCCTGGCATCATATTTATGATTTTTCACAATATGGTACTTTGGCAGCAGTACTGGCTTATGCCAAAGAAAAAGAATATCTAAATCAAAGTCCTAAAGAAGTTTGGGATCGAGTATCAAAAGATATAGAGAAATACGGTTGGGAAATTTTTTCAAGAGTTGGTTTTGATCATTTATCTCCAAGGCAAATAGATAGAAAATCAAAACAAAGTAGTGACAAATTAGAAAAAACTAGAGCTTGGCGTTATATTGTTAAGACAAGACCTTTGGATTGGCATGCAGCATTATGTAGATTAAGAGCTTTGCAATGTAAAGAACAAAGTACTAAATAA